TTATTGTAGGTATTACGTGTTTCCTAATCTCACACGACACCATAGCTCAAAGTGGTGACAAGATTGATTTGTCAATTTTCTTACAGCAGTTAGAACAGGAATTCAATATAAAATTTTCTTATGCGGATAATGAAATTTATGACCTTGAAATCCATATTCCCAAGAAAGACTTATTAGTAGATATTCTTAATGATATTAAGTATCAAACGCAAGTTGAGATAGAAAAACTCAACGAACGTTATTATACGCTTACCAAAAGCAACTTCGTATCCATCTGCGCTACAGTTCTGGACAACTTTAAAATGAATACACTTTACGGTGCCAGCGTAAAGGTTCTTGGAACCAATATTTCTACAATTCTAGATGATAGCGGTACATTTACACTGTACAACATCCCTAGAAATTCCTCACTCCAAATTAAACACCTTGGTTATAAGACCTTATTTGTAAGTGCTGACGATTTAATAGTAAAAGAGCCCTGCAGTACACTCTTATTGGCTCAATTTTACCAGCAATTAGACGAAGTGATCGTTTATGAATTCTTAACAAAAGGACTCGTTAAACAACTAGATGGGAGCCTACAAATGAACAGTGAAGAATTTGGCATTCTACCGGGACTGATAGAACCGGACATTCTTCAAACCGTTCAGGCATTACCCGGAATTGAAAGTACGGACGAAACTGTATCCAACATTAATATTCGCGGGGGCAGCAATGACCAAAATCTGATCTTGTGGGATGGTATAAAAATGTACCAATCCGGACACTTTTTTGGATTGATTTCTGCTTTTAACCCCTACTTAACAGACAAGGTTACGCTCATAAAAAATGGAACTGCAAGCGAATATGGCGATGGGGTTAGCGGCATCATAGATATGCACACTAAAGATGACATAGCAGATACCTTTTTTGCCGGAGCAGGATTCAACCTTATTGGTGGCGATGTTTACGGACACCTTCCGGTAAATGAAAAGCTAGCGGTACAGTTTTCCGCCAGGCGCTCTCTTACGGACTTAATAGATACGCCAACCTACGATAAGTTCTTTACTCGTGTTTTTGACGATAGCCAAGTGGCACAAGAAGGTAATTTCTATTTCTACGATTTTACAGGGAAGCTACTATATGACATCAACGAAAAACAAAAACTTCGTTTTAGCTTTATCAACATTAATAATTTGCTGGATTATACAGAGCGAAATATAGGTGATGACACTGAAATTCAGAGTGCTTTAAACCAAAAAAACCTTTCTTTTGGAACAAGTTTAAAGAGTGATTGGACTAAAAAATTCAACACTTTTTTAAATCTTTACCACACACGCTACAAACTTGATGCTCGTAATATTTCCGGTAATGCAGAGCAGATTCTTTTTCAGAATAACGAGGTTCAAGAAACAGCCCTAAAACTAAACACCAATTATGTACCTAATGAAAATTTAACCTGGCTTAATGGCTATCAATTTACGGATACGGGTATTGCCAATGAAACATCGGTAACACAGCCTCCTTTTGAGAGCAACGCACGGAATGTAATTAAAAGTCACGCTCTTTTTTCAGAACTTACCTTTACTTCTACGGATAAAAAAGTATTTGCCAGAGGTGGGTTACGACTGAATTATTTGGAGAACCCGGGTACATTTAAAGAATACATTTTAGAACCTAGGCTAAGTTTTAATTATGCTTTTACCAGACACCTAAAAGTTCAGGCGTTAGGGGAATTTAAAAGTCAGGCCACCAATCAAATTATCGATTTAGAGCAAAATTTTTTAGGTATAGAAAAGAGAAGGTGGATTGTTTCCGATGGCGACAAATTGCCCATTACCAAAAGTAAACAGGGGTCCATAGGTATCAATTACGACCATCAAAATTTTTATGTTGGCGTCGAAGCCTTTTACAAAGAAGTAGACGGTATTAGTACTTCTACCCAAGGTTTTCAGAACCAAAATCAGTTTAACGGAGAAATAGGAAAGTATGATGTAAAGGGCGTTGAATTCCTAATCAATAAAAAAACAGATAACTACAGTGTATGGGCCAGCTACACCTACAATTTCAATACTTATAATTTTTCTGAAGTCGTTCCCCCAGATTTTCCGAATAATTTAGACATTAGACATGCGGCAACATTTGCCGGCACTTACACCTTAGAAAATTTTAAATTTGGTATCGGCTTAAATTATCGTACCGGTAAACCCTATACGGAACCTGATGTAGAAGAACCTATTAACTCTACTTTCTTCCCAAACAGAATTAATTACCAAGAACCCAATAGCAGCAGACTACCCGAATATTTACGTACTGATGTTTCCGCTATTTACAATTTTAATATCACCAAAAAACTTAAGGCTTCCGCAGGTGTTTCCGTTTTAAACTTTACAAGTCGAAAAAATATACTAAACTCTTATTATCAGTTTAATGACGAAGGTCAAATCGAAAAAGTAGAGACTTTTTCTCTAGGTCTCACTCCCAATATGAATTTTAGGGTTAGATTTTAAAGTAAATACTAGAAGGCATCCCCAAAAATTATAATTAATTTTAACGGACACTTTATTCCTTTTTCATCTTTTAAGCTCCCTTTAACATGCCCACACTAGAAGACATTCAAAAAGCTAGAAAACGTATTGGCGGTTATGTACATAAGACTCCTATTCTGACCTCATCACTTCTAAACGATTGGTTAGGTCACGAGATTTATTTCAAAGCGGAATGTCTTCAAAAAATAGGTGCTTTTAAAGCAAGAGGCGCATGCAATACATTGGCCTGGCTCATAGAAAATAATGACCGCCCTAATCATGTAATTGCCAATAGCTCAGGAAACCACTCACAAGCCGTGGCGTGGGCTGCCAAGCAATTCAATATTCCGGCTACTATTTACATGCCTGCTTATTCGTCTAAAATAAAAATTCAAGCTACCCAATCTTATGGTGCTAAAGTAGAGCTTTGTGAAGACCGAAATATTGCTGATGCACGGGTTCTTGCAGCGTCTAAAGAAGAAGGAGTTTATTGGGTACCACCATTCAATCATCATCAAGTTATTGCCGGACAAGGTACTGCAATCTGTGAAGCATTAGAGCAAGTATCTGACATAGACGCTGTATTTGCCCCTTGTGGTGGTGGTGGATTGTTATCGGGTACGGTTATCGCTACCAATGCAATATCACCCAAAACTCAAGTTATCGGTGTTGAACCTTTGAATGCCAACGACGCGGCAGAATCATTGCGAACAAACAAAATTCAAAGGTTAACCTCAACTCCAGATACGCTAGCAGATGGCGCTATGACTATGGCTGTTGGCGATATAACTTTTGAATATTTGAAAAGACTAGATGCCATGTACGAGGTTGAGGAATCAAAATTAATTTATTGGACACAGTGGCTCACGCATTTATTAAAATTACATGTTGAACCCACCAGTGCAATGGCTATGGAAGGTGTTGTACAATGGTTAAAACATAGTACTACCAAAAAACGAGTTATAGTACTATTATCTGGAGGGAACATCGATCATACCAATCAAAATAAAATTTGGAATACGAATCACTTAGATTCCAGACCAAGTATTAAACCATAATCTCAAAAAATCATGATTCAACAGCTAACTCTCCGGAAAATTGTTTAGGAATAATTTGAAAATCAAAGCCTAGCATTTTTTGAATAATTCCATATAGTTCTGGAAAATCAGCTAAGAACTTTTGAGGAGTTTCTGCATAATTTTCTACAGCAACAGAAAAAAATTCTTGAAGATTGGTCATTCCGTATTCTCTAAAATAATTAGAATCTGCCAATTTTTGAGCATAACCCTCTCTAAGAAAAAGTTCCTTTATTTTTTTGAGTCCTACTCTAAACTTACGCGATTCCCAAGAACTCTTGCGAATCATCTGAAAACTAAGAGCATGGGCAAATTCATGTAGCGCTAAGTTTAAATTATCATCAGAAATTCGGAACCCTTCCCAAATAGTATCCGC
This genomic interval from Zobellia roscoffensis contains the following:
- a CDS encoding TonB-dependent receptor, with amino-acid sequence MSIRIRKLLLFIVGITCFLISHDTIAQSGDKIDLSIFLQQLEQEFNIKFSYADNEIYDLEIHIPKKDLLVDILNDIKYQTQVEIEKLNERYYTLTKSNFVSICATVLDNFKMNTLYGASVKVLGTNISTILDDSGTFTLYNIPRNSSLQIKHLGYKTLFVSADDLIVKEPCSTLLLAQFYQQLDEVIVYEFLTKGLVKQLDGSLQMNSEEFGILPGLIEPDILQTVQALPGIESTDETVSNINIRGGSNDQNLILWDGIKMYQSGHFFGLISAFNPYLTDKVTLIKNGTASEYGDGVSGIIDMHTKDDIADTFFAGAGFNLIGGDVYGHLPVNEKLAVQFSARRSLTDLIDTPTYDKFFTRVFDDSQVAQEGNFYFYDFTGKLLYDINEKQKLRFSFININNLLDYTERNIGDDTEIQSALNQKNLSFGTSLKSDWTKKFNTFLNLYHTRYKLDARNISGNAEQILFQNNEVQETALKLNTNYVPNENLTWLNGYQFTDTGIANETSVTQPPFESNARNVIKSHALFSELTFTSTDKKVFARGGLRLNYLENPGTFKEYILEPRLSFNYAFTRHLKVQALGEFKSQATNQIIDLEQNFLGIEKRRWIVSDGDKLPITKSKQGSIGINYDHQNFYVGVEAFYKEVDGISTSTQGFQNQNQFNGEIGKYDVKGVEFLINKKTDNYSVWASYTYNFNTYNFSEVVPPDFPNNLDIRHAATFAGTYTLENFKFGIGLNYRTGKPYTEPDVEEPINSTFFPNRINYQEPNSSRLPEYLRTDVSAIYNFNITKKLKASAGVSVLNFTSRKNILNSYYQFNDEGQIEKVETFSLGLTPNMNFRVRF
- a CDS encoding serine/threonine dehydratase; the encoded protein is MPTLEDIQKARKRIGGYVHKTPILTSSLLNDWLGHEIYFKAECLQKIGAFKARGACNTLAWLIENNDRPNHVIANSSGNHSQAVAWAAKQFNIPATIYMPAYSSKIKIQATQSYGAKVELCEDRNIADARVLAASKEEGVYWVPPFNHHQVIAGQGTAICEALEQVSDIDAVFAPCGGGGLLSGTVIATNAISPKTQVIGVEPLNANDAAESLRTNKIQRLTSTPDTLADGAMTMAVGDITFEYLKRLDAMYEVEESKLIYWTQWLTHLLKLHVEPTSAMAMEGVVQWLKHSTTKKRVIVLLSGGNIDHTNQNKIWNTNHLDSRPSIKP